The Ailuropoda melanoleuca isolate Jingjing unplaced genomic scaffold, ASM200744v2 unplaced-scaffold11406, whole genome shotgun sequence genome contains a region encoding:
- the LOC100467891 gene encoding olfactory receptor 52A5-like yields the protein MPITNGTVFMPSVLTFIGIPIHGLETIQCWIGIPFCAMYIIALVGNSLLLTIIKSEPSLHEPMYIFLAMLGATDIALSTIIVPNMLGIFWFHLPDIYFDVCLFQMWLIHTFQGIESGVLLAMALDRYVAICYPLRHATIFTRQLVTHIGIGVTLRAAVLVIPCLLLIKCRLKFYRTKLISHTYCEHMALVKLATEDVYINKFYGLLGAFIVGGLDFILITLSYIQIFITVFHLTQKEARLKAFNTCIPHICVFFQFYLLAFFSFFTHRSRSSIPSYIHITLSNLYLLVPPFFNPLVYGVKIKHIQDKVVKMFCSKSQA from the coding sequence ATGCCCATTACAAATGGCACCGTGTTCATGCCCTCTGTGTTAACCTTCATTGGGATCCCNATCCATGGTCTGGAAACTATACAGTGTTGGATTGGAATTCCATTCTGCGCTATGTACATCATTGCTTTGGTGGGAAATTCTCTGCTTTTGACCATCATCAAATCTGAACCCAGTCTCCATGAGCCTATGTATATCTTTCTGGCCATGCTGGGAGCCACAGACATTGCACTTAGCACTATCATTGTCCCCAATATGCTTGGAATTTTTTGGTTCCACTTGCCAGATATCTATTTTGATGTTTGCCTCTTTCAGATGTGGCTCATTCACACATTTCAGGGTATTGAATCAGGGGTCCTTCTGGCTATGGCTCTGGACCGCTATGTAGCAATCTGTTATCCTCTGAGGCATGCTACCATATTCACTCGACAACTAGTCACTCACATTGGAATTGGGGTGACACTGCGGGCTGCCGTTCTGGTCATCCCATGTCTATTGCTCATTAAGTGTCGTCTGAAATTCTACCGAACCAAGTTAATATCCCACACTTACTGTGAACACATGGCCCTCGTGAAGCTTGCCACTGAAGATGTTTACATCAACAAATTCTATGGTCTCCTTGGAGCTTTTATTGTCGGTGGCCTGGACTTCATTCTGATCACCCTCTcctatatacaaatatttatcacTGTCTTCCACCTGACCCAAAAAGAGGCACGCCTGAAGGCATTTAATACGTGTATTCCCCACATATGTGTCTTCTTCCAGTTCTAtctccttgcttttttttcctttttcacccaCAGATCTAGATCTTCtattccatcatatatacatATCACCTTATCCAACCTTTACCTACTGGTTCCACCTTTCTTCAATCCCCTTGTTTATGGGGTGAAGATCAAACACATCCAAGATAAGGTAGTAAAAATGTTCTGTTCCAAAAGCCAGGCTTGA